Within the Nitrospiraceae bacterium genome, the region AAGAGACTGCAGGGAGGAAACATTAAGGCTGATTATTCTATTTTCTCCAAAGATATTTTTTATGGCGCCTTCTATGTTATTAGCGTTATCAAGAATACCAAGAAAAGGGAATATCTCGTTTATCTTTTTATTGAATGCATCTGCTCTTTGTATGCCGGTAATATTTTCCGCAGCTTTATTAAAAATCAGGATCCTGCCTTTTACATCCGCAGAAAATATGCCGCTTGGAATATTTTCTATAAGTTCCTTGTTGAATAATGAAAGTTTCTTCAGATCGTAATCTGCTTTCTCAAGTCTTGAAGAAAGATATCCACTCAAAAAAGCAAGAAGATAGAATGCAGATATGTGAACAAATATATTATATAAAAAATCTTTTTCACTAAGCGCTGAATCATAGGATATCGGTAATATTCGGTAGTACTGAAGATCAATTATTAAACCATAAAGAATACTATTGAGGGTCGCTGCAATATACCCAGCCCTTCTGCCTAAAACAACACTTGATGACATTACGGTCAAAAGAATCAGGAATGAAAACCAGCTCTCTATGCCTCCTGTGAGATATAAAAGTGCATTAGCAGCCAGTATGTCAGTAATTATCTGGACATATGCAAAACGGTTGTAGTCTTTTATTTTGCTGAAAAAAACTGAGTAGACTATTGTTAATGTATAGAGAACTGCAATGAAATTTGATACAGCCCACAGGTTTGTAAAACTTTTGTATTCAATTTGAAAAACAAAAAAAGAACCGAGAAGGATTGTAATAAAAACCACCCTTACAGTAATAAGGGCTTTCAGTTTTCTTATCAGAGGATTATCATTATGCTGAAAAGTCACTTTTAACCTTGTAATCCCAAATGTACATTGCAAACCTTCAAATTCAAAAAACGCTTTTCTATTTTATAAGCGTAATCAGTTTGAATATTGGCATATACATTGCGATAACTATAAAACCTACGGAGCCTCCTAAAAAAACCATGAGCATAGGTTCCATCATCGCAGTAAGGTTAGAAACCGCTGAATCTACTTCGTCATCATAAAAATCAGCGATCTTCGACAGCATTGCGTCAAGCGCTCCTG harbors:
- a CDS encoding PAS domain S-box protein, yielding MTFQHNDNPLIRKLKALITVRVVFITILLGSFFVFQIEYKSFTNLWAVSNFIAVLYTLTIVYSVFFSKIKDYNRFAYVQIITDILAANALLYLTGGIESWFSFLILLTVMSSSVVLGRRAGYIAATLNSILYGLIIDLQYYRILPISYDSALSEKDFLYNIFVHISAFYLLAFLSGYLSSRLEKADYDLKKLSLFNKELIENIPSGIFSADVKGRILIFNKAAENITGIQRADAFNKKINEIFPFLGILDNANNIEGAIKNIFGENRIISLNVSSLQSLFGEETGFIGIFQDITDMKKMEIDIKNKEKWAAIGELSANIAHEIRNPLASIRGSVEMLKENKITDEQKQKLTEIALKEMERLNNTITDFLKFSSPRPAEFSLSDINVTLGETIELLENTVSMPDNVLIIKNFGGSLWFNADHQKLRQVFWNLAMNAVEAMPEGGELFVSTIKNSDNVEINFEDTGMGIPMKNIKKIFYPFFTTKAGGTGLGLAIAYRIIEEHKGRIDITDNKGHGTIIRVIIPNADGKP